In Chrysemys picta bellii isolate R12L10 chromosome 4, ASM1138683v2, whole genome shotgun sequence, the sequence CTACTGAGAGAAAGCGCTATCCAAGAAACAGGAATCGTTCTTTATTCCGGGGGAGGGCTATAAAACCATCCGAAGCTAAAGGGAATCGGTTCCACACCCATCAACGCATGCTGAGCAGGGGACCATCGTCTGGCCAATTCCACAGGAAGTCTCAACTCCCACCCTTTGGTGAAAGGCCAGGACTTGGGCATTTCCAACCAATGAGGGCTTGGGCTAGCGGGACTCTCCAGCTGTTCCACGCTAGCCTCCGCTGGCGCCTATGATCCGATAGACGCTCTAGCGTGAGGTACGGGGTCAGCTCCATCCTGACCGGGGCTTGGTGAGTCGGGAGCGCCCCTTCCcctcacagattccaaggcctggataacaatggccagtgatggagaatctgttCCAGttgttctcactgttaaaaatgtctgccttacttccagtctgagTTAAGTCTAGACCTTTCTGTGCTAGACCGAAGGACCtattgtcaaatatttgttccccaggtgggTACGTATGGACTGGGAtctagtcaccccttaacctgctCTTTGAGTCCTATCTCCCTAAGAACTCCTTGGAAACCTGATATCAGGGCTGCGGGTTTTCAGAGGCTGCACCTCTCGGGACAGAGCAAGAGAAAGCAGAAGTCACTTGAGACTATGGTCTGCAAAGTGGTTCTGCTGGAAGGTGGCCAGTCAACGGGTCCTGGGTGCAGGACAGTCTCAGAGCAATGGAGGCATTTAAGCAATTTCCTTTGTGCGCAACAGGAGGTGAGGTATTTGGGGCACTGGGTTAGGGTGTCAATGTACGGatgagtgcgtgtgtgtgtctgtgagcaCCTGTAAATAACCGCCCTGGGTAGTGCTAAAGAGAAATCTCCCAGATGTAAATAACTGTGAAGTTCTGACTCATCAAACCTTGAAGGGTGAATTCCTAGTTTTGGGACAAGTCTCCACAGAAACCATCAGCTCTAATTCGGTTAGGGGAAGATACAGCTGCTGCTTATAGGAAGTACTTTGTTAACATGTGTATTCCTgtggttggggggcgggggagaggaaaCACAGAAGGGGAAATAGATTAGCCATTaaacgaacaggagtacttgtggcaccttagagactaacacatttatttgagcataagctttcgtgggctacagcccacttcatcggatgcatagaatggaacatatagtgaggagatctataaacatacagagaacatgaaaaggtgggagttgcccaaccaactctaagaggctaattaattaagatgagctattgtcagcaggagaaaataaCCTTTGTGGTGatcatcaagatagcccatttaagacagtttgagaagaaggtgtgaggatacttaacatggggaaatagattcaataaaATGCGGTGATGAAAACTGGAAATAGGATGTGAGCCGAAGTCTCACCAGCGCTGAgaagagcgggacaattacctcccgtgtcttacatacgaccTTCCAGTTAATACACCCCAGGTGACATTTCTCTTTCTCACAACCCCATCACACTCTTGTCTTTGGTGATTTGACTGCATTGATGACTTGATTCTAATATTGCTGCTGCTAATTTGATTACTTGATCTTATTTTCACCTCCACTGGAGAATGGCCGAGGCAGTTGGGTAGAGTTTGTACTGGCTTGGTCTTAGCGATCTGTTTTCTTGATTTTGTATTCAGGGTTGTTTTACTTGTAACAAAATGGCTAGAAAGCACACTGGGTCATTTTGTTCTTTCAATCAGCAACTTGGGCCGGAACCATAGAGAACCTTTGTCTGATACCAGCCAAGCCACTTGGGAAAGCCATTAGCTTCCCGTAAAGTAACTCTGGTTCTCATAGGGGTCTGGTGCCTGGCATGAGAGAACCCTGatcccagctgcagaggaaacCCTAAGGCCAAACAGCGCCTCATAACCTTAACCCCCGACTGGGTATGTGTCACTTAAATCAATTCCCTGCCTTTGCAGGGGCCGTGGTCACGGTGcacctcagcctctcctgttctctgcccgtGGCACAAgccagtttagtctcctgagggctgtaatgtTTGGGTCTAATTCTAGCTGTTGGCTTGTTGTGGGGGTGGCttggggatgtgtgtggggggtggatcTGTGATATACAGCTCAGAGTAGCTGGTCTGGCCATGAACCCTCACCCAAGCAGCCCCCATATCTAACCCATAAATCTAACCCTCACCTTTAACCTTAACTCCCAGCCTCCAACCCTGCCACTAGCCCTTGTCTAATGTCTAATCCCTGCCTTTACACTAACCTCTCAAAAGGCACCTGGCTCTCGGAGCGGAAGGTGGGGaagtttgggatggtccttagaTTTTGGGGGAGGTCGTTCTACCATCTGGACCAGGCCCCGGAGAAACGTCTGTCTCCCGCACCGATGAGCTTCACCCTTATTATAGAGAACTCCACTGGGCTAGCAAGTCAACTATGGTCTTCATCCTGGATCTCTCAGCTCTTTCAGACACAGAGGGCCAAGGGCATGAAGTGCCTTGAAGATAAGGCTGAGACCATGAACTTGATTCAATATTGTAGCGCAGACGTGGGCATATGGCCCCTGTGTCCGGCCTTCTTCTCAATATTTCACCGAAGGGGGTCATGTGTGGGCTCTGCCGAATGCTGGAAAGCAGCCGCTTGTCACTGTTGTTGCCAGATGTTTGTATGAGCCACGGTTTTAGAGCCAGGTCCCAGGTAGGATATTGAGTTCTGAATCTGCTGGGAGTCAAACCTGAGGTAGGGGGAGGCTGGGATCCAACCTTTATGTATCATTGGCAACTGTACtgaattgccttacctgtaagggaTTAAGTAGTTCAAATAACCTAGTCAGCGCCTAACCAGAAGGAtcaataagaaaagaaaatactgtCGGAGAAAATCCTATGACACTTCACCCCATACTCTTCCcagtaatattattatgatatgattatgaccacattctgggatgtattagcaggagtgttgtaagcaagacacgagaagtaattcttccgctctactccagcctgattaggcctgaactggagtattgtgtccagttctgggcaccagatttcaggaaggatgtggacaaattggcgaaagtccagagaagagcaacaaaaatattaaagatctagaaaacatgacctatgagggaagattgaaaaaattgggtttgtttagtgtggaaaagagaagactgagaggggacatgataacagttttcaagtacatgaaaggttgttacaaggaggagggagaaaatttgttcttcttaaactctgaggataggacagggagcaatgggcttaaattgcagcaagggaggtttaggttgggcattaggaaaaacttcctgtcaggatgtttaagcactggaataaattgcctagggaggttgtggaatctccatcattggagatttttaagagcaggttggacaaacatggatggtctagataatacttagtcctgccttgagtgcaggggactggactagatgacctctcgaggtcccttccagttctatgattttatgattctataatgtTTTTTATGCAAGaaaagtcatgtgaggtgtcattggaaaggttatgctttgctgaatatgattatcctacttgtatgaatgtatcatgtctgtatctgaagttagaaatattgactcTGTATCcttatttcaaatgtgtttacacctggggaacgcccactagacaagatgttttcattctggacagtgggtggggaagggcctatttAGGGCAATGGCACATTAAgagaacaataggccttaggagaagcttatttcccacctggggagccttcctgaggatgctacagACAACCTccgagtaatggctgctatgaccacagggacatgtgaccaggtcacctggtgctggactccatcttgggatgtcagtatttttccactgactggcgtGGGAACCAAGCTGTGAAACAAaaggttcctgccatatgcaaaagtgatataaggcaggggagtgacatcatcagggttcttcactgactccccacccaaaggGACTCCTGGAcacacctgaggaacaaggactgaactgggggaagtgctggagtCAGGCTAacgggatttctagcctgtgaatggaacatctggggattccaagctgtgagcaagtgcagcttgtcccttaagaatctgcagcctgcttgtatcgtGACCGAGGGTGAGAATGTGCAATTCATCTCCAAACTATTTAGTGTATTAAACTAAGTTTGCATTTTTTGCTTATTTgctgggtaatctgctttgatctgtttgccatctcctataatcacttaaaatctatcttctgtagttaataaacttctttTTGCTTTATCTTAAACCAGTGAGTGGGAGTCATAaattggggcagaaagctgttgcatattcctctccaagggggcgaatttcatgagcttatgctgtatagTTCCTTGTACAGCACAAAACAGTGTAATctggggtttatactccagagggggcgTGCCTTAGGAACTGGGAGATGCCCTAGCTgtagccttcccatgcaggggctggtcagagcatctgcaAGTAATTGCAGGTGGATGTGTCCCTATCTGTATGTGTACTGGTAAAAACGCAGGCTGAAGCCTGGAGAGGGCTTGGCAGTTTGTCACAGCGGTTCAGTGTAGAAGGGAGCCCAGGCAGGTGGGTCagggggggctcagtggtaccccaggtccaggtggcaccctgAGGAGGGGAACCTGTCACAGATCCTACATGATTGATATGCATTGAGTTTAAAAGCCTGAAAGATCAGAAAGTTCCAAAATGGACACCTGTGTAAAGAGGGAAAATAGCAACTAGAAAGGTCAGTCTGGCGTTTCTTGGATGATGGACACGACCCCCAATAGAAAGCCTCAAGACGTTTGTGTAGAGAACCCTAGATGACAAATCATGGCAGTTAGCCAACCTTCTCCCAGCTGCAAAGTGCTGAAAGGTAGAATCTAGGGACATCCGTAACCCATGATTGATCCTGAAGTTAACCCCCAGAACAGTAGATATACGGTGTTTATCCAAAATCCTGTTACCCAAACCTCTGCATTATCTGcgtcccttccttgtcccccagcatgaAACACCTGTCCTCTGCAGCATGATCTCATGTATCTCATGCTAGGGGACCAGGAAGGGATTTGGACAATGTGGAGGTCCAGATAATAGAGCAGAGATCCCCGGTCAGGAATAGGAGGAGGACAATGACCCCTTGCAGATGTGAGGGAGGCCACCCCgttgctgaatggctcctgccttCTGGATTATCCAAACTTCCAATCATCTGAATAAAATCCATGTCCCCCCCAGGCTATTTGGATAATCGGGAGTTGATTGTATCCTATTGCAAAGAATGAAACTACATGAGTCAGCCCGTATTTCTCTCGGACTGTAAAAAGGATGATAGCTAAAGTGAGAAGTGGTTCAACTTGATGCCCACATGTTATTAAATATGAAAGTTTGTCACCTGATTTGCCCTCAAAGACGCATCTTGAGACCCTTGAAGGAAACTTGTGCCGAAATCTAATTAGAACCGTACAGCTGCTCCCAGCATCAGCTCAAGTGTAGAGGAACCCAGCGGAACTAAAGCTCCATCTAGGTCTAGAGGCTGGGTTGGAAAATCCACATCTATCTCACAGACAGGTACCAACGGCTTGTTTTCTGCATGTAATTACCTTCTGCTCCAGTGCTGTATGGTCTATACTCTGTTTAACTAAcatttttaggtttcagagtagcagccgtgttcgtctgtatccacaaaaagaacaggagtacttgtggcaccttagagactaacaaatttatttgagcataagctttcgtggactacagcccacttcttcggatgcatagaatggaacatatagtaaggagatatatatacctacagaacatgaaaaggtgggagttgtcctaccaactctaagaggctaattaattaagatgagccattatcagcaggagaaaaaaaacttttgtagtgataatcaagatggcccatttcagacattaattagcctcttagagttggtagggcaactcccaccttttcatgttctctatatgtatatatatctcctcactatatgttccattctaggcatccgatgaagtgggccatagcttatgctcaaataaatgtgttagtctctaaggccttgtctacactacgagagtagttcgattttacttgcatcgaatttttgtaatcgatattgcaaagtcgaacgtgtgtgtccacactaaggacagtaattcgactttgtgcgtccacactaacggtgatagcgtcgacattcgaagcggtgcactgtggtcagctatcccacagttcccgcagtcccctctgcccattggaattctgggtgtagccggcaatgccttctgggtaacaaaatgagtcgagggtgcttttgggaaactgtcgtcatccgtccatcactcccgccctccctccctgaaagcgccggcgggaaaacagttcgcgcgcttttccagtcattgacagcgcggacgccactgtactccgagcatggagcccgctgcgaccatcgctgcagttgtggccgctctcaacgtctcgcagcttatcataaaggtttccctgaggcagatgcagaaaagtcaggcaaggaggctacggcaccgcggtgatgtcctgaagtctgagagtagcacagacctgtcagaaagcaggcgacccagcgccgaggacatcacagtggcaatgggtcatgttgatgccgtggaacggcgattctgggcacgggaaacaagcactgagtggtgggaccgcatagtgctgcaggtctgggatgaatcccagtggctgcgaaactttcgcatgcggaagggaactttcctggaactttgtgagttgctgtcccctgccctgaagcgcagtgacacccggttgcgagctgcactgagtgtacagaagcgagtggccatagccctgtggaagcttgcaacgccagacagctaccggtcagtcgcgaaccagtttggggtgggcaaatctaccgtgggggttgttgtgatgcaagtagcgaaggcaatcgttgatgtactgctgccaaaggtagtgaccctgggaaacgtggaggcgatcatagatggcttcgcagcgatgggattcccaaactgcggtggggccatagatggaactcacatccctatcctggcaccggaccaccaggccacccagtacattaaccgaaagggatacttttccatggtgctgcaagcactggtggaccacaggggacgttttaccaacatctacgtgggatggccgggcaaggttcatgacgctcgtgttttcaggaactctggtctgtttagacggctgcaacaaggtatttacttcccggaccacaaaataactgttggggatgtggagatgcctatagtcatcctcggggacccagcctacccgctaatgccctggctcatgaagccctatactggcgccctggacactgaaaaagaactcttcaactaccggctgagcaagtgcagaatggtggtggagtgtgcttttggccgtctcaaggggagatggagaagcttactgactcgctgtgatctcagcgaaaccaatatccccattgttatagcagcttgctgtgtgctccacaatctctgtgagagcaagggggagacctttatggcggggtgggaggttgaggaaaatagcctggctggtgattactcacagccagacagccgggcgattagaagagaccagcgggaagcgctgtgcatccgggaggctttgaaagcaaagttcctgagtgagcagggtaacctgtgattttatagtttgtgtactgagaagctaaacctgcccccgtttctttacccaggtaatgttgactatcctatccagttacatacccccttcaccccccctccaacacacgtgtcgaaataaaaatagttctactttgttaaagcacaccgttttctttaatactgttttagcgggaattttttaaaactgggacgcagactgtggtgcggggcgggtctagtgttgtgatgcgaatgcagcttctaaactcaaggattgacaggctccgctgcggtgggatgcttgtttcaacggagcctgtcacccctcctgatcgggactgtgtgtatgggaggtctatttgactttgtggcagggggaggacggttacagatcccatgctgtgtggctctgtgatcctgtctaaggaccggcgcttaagatctgtaactgccctcccccgccacaaagtcacagagcaacccaccccccccaacattacatcaaaacaacctcccagactaaccggggcaactagtcactgcatcactgcactgtgtatgtgccctgctgctgtgcctgcccccgactatgtaccctgccaaaggagactgtcctgtccaattaccaaccccctttcccatcctcctccaaaagaacatgattgaaacagtagttaacagaaacgaattttttattatcaactacacatggcattgggaggtgaaacttggacgtgggcttgtgtcaggcgggaaggaaagaacttttcaaattttgggaaatgagagccttctgctactagagctctctgcaggggtggagtgagagttagcagggactctgccgcctctccttctttgcactttgggtgaggtgggtatgggacttggtggcgggggagggcggttagagatggactgcagcggggctctgtcctcctgcctccgttcctgcagaacatccacaaggcgccggagtgtgtccgtttgctccctcagtagtccaagcagcgttagagtcgcctgctggtcttcctgccgccacctctcctcccgatccatgttggcttggtgcattcgggtcaagttctcccgccactgggtctgctgtgctgcctgggcttgggaagaggccataagctcagagaacatgtcctcccgtgtcctcttcttcctacgcctaatccgcgctagcctctgggagtgtgattccaggctaggttgtgagacagtcgcagacggggctgtggaaatgggaaaaagggagtgaattcctctgaaagataaatgtagttgtgaacaaagaacatagtctttctctgtgaacaagaccatgcacagcacctttcacatgcgcactcagcacaaggtcgaattctcggccttcgcattctgtgcctggggtcttgaacagcacatttgagaagcgaggcagcacaacggaatttctgttgcaggcagacatggtaagccgtacacttgtggcagtttaaaacttttatattaccactggcctcatttcacatttaaatcaatgtcagtccctgctgccagcaatccggcaagcgggaactctgcccctgtcccaccccctcgcggctgtccccgggaacgatccctttcggctgcccctctcccgcctccaccgcgtggctgcaaaccagcggtgacagttctgtaaaggaacgggaaagcagtcccaacactaacattcccctacctaattaaaagcaggtcaccatggccgacatcaccctgatgaggatctccgagagcgacaaagagagaatgctccgggaaagcctccaaagaccagggccgtatgccgccctgctgtgcagagcaatgatccccgagtacctgataatctcgtggcgcggcaacgtgtcgtacttcggaggacccaataaggccgctctccccaagaacctcatgcaacggctttcaagttacctccaggagagcttcatcgagatgtcccaggaggattactgctctatccccgcacatatagaccgcattttactgtagctgcagtagcagggaatacacagtagagcggcttgtgcaggacaatcactgaaaaccggacattgctagatttcttttcaaaacttgcactgccccttactaaaccgttaagcgcctagggcacactaatcatgaacaacccattcttttaattgttaatattcctgttttgttaaaaataaatgtttagatgtttacaacacttactggctgatccttcaccagattctgtgtccggggtaatggctggggacgcttcgtaggggatctctgtaagggtgatgaagagatcctggctgtcggggaaatcagcgttgtgagagctgccaactgcctcgccctcctcatctccttcctcatcttccccgtcccctaacatgtctgaggaaccggccgtggacagtatcccatcctcagagtccacggtcactggtggggtagtggtggcggcagcaccgaggatggaatgcagtgcctcgtagaaacgggatgtctggggatgggatccggagcgtccgtttgcctctttggtcttctggtagccttgtctcagctccttgattttcacgcggcactgcgttgcatcccggctgtatcctctctctgccatgtctttagagatcttctcgtagatctttgcattccttcttttggatcgcagctcggaaagcacggactcatcgccccacacagcgatgagatccaagacttcacgatcagtccatgctggggctctctttctattcacagactgcatggccatcactgctggagagctctgcatcgttgccagtgctgctgtgctcgccacgatgtccagacaggaaatgagattcaaactggccagaca encodes:
- the LOC135982843 gene encoding uncharacterized protein LOC135982843; its protein translation is MQSSPAVMAMQSVNRKRAPAWTDREVLDLIAVWGDESVLSELRSKRRNAKIYEKISKDMAERGYSRDATQCRVKIKELRQGYQKTKEANGRSGSHPQTSRFYEALHSILGAAATTTPPVTVDSEDGILSTAGSSDMLGDGEDEEGDEEGEAVGSSHNADFPDSQDLFITLTEIPYEASPAITPDTESGEGSATPSATVSQPSLESHSQRLARIRRRKKRTREDMFSELMASSQAQAAQQTQWRENLTRMHQANMDREERWRQEDQQATLTLLGLLREQTDTLRRLVDVLQERRQEDRAPLQSISNRPPPPPSPIPTSPKVQRRRGGRVPANSHSTPAESSSSRRLSFPKI